A single Xiphias gladius isolate SHS-SW01 ecotype Sanya breed wild chromosome 18, ASM1685928v1, whole genome shotgun sequence DNA region contains:
- the fitm2 gene encoding acyl-coenzyme A diphosphatase FITM2 has protein sequence MAAVDVIVDKLVSVWRRPAVRQNFPWIFLPISLVGSVLKALDVVPETYFSSSRNVLNVYFVKVSWGWTLLLLTPFLLLSNSSFSRNASFLGRRLLSLVVATAIWYITTETFFYIEDMTSSCYETGTSDVTKEEFTSKATCRSTGFHWRGRDISGHSFILAYSALFIVEEMAPMAYLKTVGLQGQSALPRMVLNLLYVALNLIVIIWVWMFACTSVYFHNLSDKLVGTSCGLLGWYLTYRVWYRKPLSPGLPPPCHPKEDKLYA, from the exons ATGGCGGCGGTGGATGTCATTGTGGATAAGCTGGTGTCGGTGTGGAGGAGACCGGCCGTCCGACAAAACTTCCCCTGGATATTTCTACCCATTTCGCTGGTGGGCTCGGTTCTGAAGGCGCTGGACGTCGTCCCGGAGACGtacttcagcagcagcagaaatgtcCTGAATGT gtattttgtcaaAGTGTCCTGGGGGTGGAcgttgctgctgctgacacccttcctcctgctctccaaCTCCTCCTTCAGCAGGAATGCGTCCTTCCTCGGCCGACGGCTGCTGTCTCTGGTGGTGGCAACAGCCATCTGGTACATCACCACAGAGACGTTCTTCTATATCGAGGACATGACCAGCTCCTGTTATGAGACTGGAACCAGTGATGTTACCAAAGAGGAGTTCACATCCAAAGCCACCTGCAGGAGCACCGGCTTCCACTGGCGTGGCCGGGACATCTCAGGACACTCCTTCATCCTGGCCTACTCTGCCCTTTTCATTGTGGAGGAAATGGCCCCTATGGCCTACCTGAAGACAGTCGGTCTTCAGGGACAGTCTGCTCTGCCCCGGATGGTTCTCAACCTGCTGTACGTGGCCTTGAATCTGATCGTGATCATATGGGTGTGGATGTTTGCCTGCACCTCTGTTTACTTCCACAACCTGTCCGACAAGTTGGTAGGGACCTCGTGCGGCCTGTTGGGGTGGTATCTGACATATCGGGTTTGGTATCGAAAACCTTTGTCACCAGGACTCCCCCCTCCGTGTCACCCAAAAGAAGACAAATTATATGCTTGA